The genomic region TCGTACAGGGTGTCGTGGTCCTGTCGACGTGCAACCGGCTCGAGATCTACCTCGACGCCGTCCGGTTCCACGATGCCGTCGAGCTGGTGACCGACCTGCTCGCCGAGGCCACCGGATGGCCGGCGGACCTCGCCGAGTCGACGCTCCGGGTCCGGGTCGGCAGCCCGGTGGGGGCGCATCTCTTCGGGGTGGCCGCCGGTCTCGACGCCATGGTCGTCGGCGAGGCGGAGATCTCCGGCCAGGTCTCGCGCGCCTATCGCGAGGCGGACCGGGCAGGGACGGTCAGCCCGGCGCTGCACAGTCTGTTCCGGTCTGCCGCGAGAACAGCCAAGGCCGTCGCCACCAACACCTCACTCGGTGCCGAAGGGCGGTCCGTCGCGTCCGTCGCGCTGCAGATCGCCGCGCAGGACGCCGGGCCCGAGGGGCTGGCGGGCCGATCGGCCCTGATCGTCGGGACCGGAGCACTGGCCAGGGTGGTCGCGACCGCACTGCAGGAGCAGGGCTGCGTCGAACTCTCGGTGTTCTCGCCCAGCGGGCGGGCCGAGGCGTTCGCCCGGACCCATCGGGCGCGGCCGCTGGACACCGACGAACTCGTCGCGGCCCTGGCAACGGTCGATCTCGTGGTGGCTGCCTCGGGGACCAGCGCCTCCACCGGCAGCCTGGTCCACCCCAGAGTCGTCGAGACGCTGGCCGGTCGTACCGACGTCGTCCCTGTCGTCGATCTGGCCCTGCAGCGGGACGTATCCGCAGTCGTGCGGGACCTGAAGACGGTGCGGGTGATCGACCTGCACTCGGTGGCGGATGCGGCCGGCCCTGCCCACGGGACGGAGCTCCGCACAGCCCAGGAGATCGTGCTGGCGGCCGCCGCCCGGTTCGATGACGAGCTCACCGAACGTACCCTCGACCCCGCCGTCGTCGCGTTGCGCAGCCACGTCTACGCCGCCGTCGACAGCGAAGTGAAACGCTTGCGGCGCAAGTACTCCAGTGATGTCGCAGACGACATGGAGCGGGCGATGCTGCGCGTCACCAACGCACTGCTGCACACCCCGACGGTCCGCGCCAAGGAACTGGCCAAGGATGGTTCCGGCGAGGACTACGTGAAGGCGCTGCACACCCTGTTCGGAATCGAGTTGGGCGGGCACTGAGTCCGGTCCGGGGGCTGGGTCCGTCGGCGCAGGGGAGCGGACCGTCGGTGCTGCCTGGCACGATGGGCGGATGCCCGACCCGACTGTCCCGCCGTTCGTCCTGATCTCCGGGGACGAGGCACTGCTCGTCGATCGCGCTGTCTCCCGCACGCTGACCGCGCTGCGCAAGCAGAATCCCGACGTCGAGCGACGTGAGGCGTCGGCAGCCGGGCTGACGACTGCCGACTTCGCCGACATGGTCGCGCCCAGCCTCTTCGCCGAGCCCCGTGCGGTGGTGGTCCGCGGCGCGCACGAAGCCGTCAAGGATCTCGTCACGGAGCTCATCGGCTACCTGCGCGACCCGGTGGAGGGGGTGACCCTGGTCGTGCAGCACGGCGGGGGAG from Nakamurella sp. A5-74 harbors:
- a CDS encoding glutamyl-tRNA reductase translates to MVLGAGHHEVDLAQLEMFSDSAAQLRAGLAGAVRGPEPVVQGVVVLSTCNRLEIYLDAVRFHDAVELVTDLLAEATGWPADLAESTLRVRVGSPVGAHLFGVAAGLDAMVVGEAEISGQVSRAYREADRAGTVSPALHSLFRSAARTAKAVATNTSLGAEGRSVASVALQIAAQDAGPEGLAGRSALIVGTGALARVVATALQEQGCVELSVFSPSGRAEAFARTHRARPLDTDELVAALATVDLVVAASGTSASTGSLVHPRVVETLAGRTDVVPVVDLALQRDVSAVVRDLKTVRVIDLHSVADAAGPAHGTELRTAQEIVLAAAARFDDELTERTLDPAVVALRSHVYAAVDSEVKRLRRKYSSDVADDMERAMLRVTNALLHTPTVRAKELAKDGSGEDYVKALHTLFGIELGGH